The Agromyces atrinae genome window below encodes:
- a CDS encoding FtsK/SpoIIIE domain-containing protein, translated as MDSLPPDALAFDIPSPPVQPPRPGFPVVSLLAPIAAAGALWAFTRSPYAIVFALLGPVIAIATMIDARRTRRRQMRAERRRYDEELDALASSIAAAHALERAALERAGAPEVIALPHRERWEEEAPGEIVVGRGPVRSAVALAGKAQDDRARDVVRAARSLENAPIRVPFDGGIGVVGPALLTAPLLRALVVQISHALGPQRLAIEAGAGSWVEELPHRDGRAIVVGVGVGVGLVPRATGVSTVILAEATSVAALPVECRNVIEVDGPARARVTRGSGRGRAFRPDLVGLVEARSWARGEKEAADQLGLVSEHRDPAFADLEHPAPGPFRRSLAVVLGSGSTMVDLVADGPHALVVGTTGSGKSELLVTWITALAATRGVEEVSFLLVDFKGGATFARVARLPHVVGFVTDLEDDAARRAVTSLDAELRHRERVLRSAGVSDLVHLDRAVVLPRLVVVIDEFAAMLSAHPELHSTLSDIAARGRSLGVHLVLATQRLGGTVRESILANTPLRIVLRTLDRADSQTMIGSDAALALPLDRPGSCLIRRGGGIVDPGRVVSVSDADVARIPRDDDAAPPRRPWAEPLPAVLGEDDARARLATGDGETGSGPASRSAWFGLIDAPEEQRMLPLAWAPRTDGHLLVIGGPLSGVTETLATITSRVREDFALCLELGGDAVQTVDALEAFRPDPAAPAVIVVDDVDLLAAGLDVEYRQRAVERLGYLATLRPADGVALLVGSHSSTGVRGLTERFSCALRLGFPTRAEHLQSGAPADLWQNRVVAGRGEWRGRRIQVIAPTPGRSDRSAAGRRAVIGHRALALETPLTVLVSRTPARAAGRVRRAFPEVEVQPLSVDTPATATNAPVPSASARASAPTRAARRAAPSVRPLVLVSDIETWNAVRARSGGGAPATTLVIDGSLSDYRSVTRDRALPPPLGPDDVWVIEVGGAVERRTWPTR; from the coding sequence GTGGATTCACTGCCTCCTGACGCGCTCGCGTTCGACATCCCCTCGCCGCCCGTGCAGCCGCCGCGACCCGGCTTCCCCGTCGTCTCGCTCCTGGCGCCGATCGCCGCTGCCGGTGCTCTCTGGGCGTTCACACGCTCTCCCTACGCGATCGTCTTCGCCCTCCTCGGGCCGGTCATCGCCATCGCGACGATGATCGATGCCCGGCGCACCCGTCGACGGCAGATGCGCGCGGAACGCCGCCGGTACGACGAGGAACTCGATGCTCTCGCGAGCAGCATCGCCGCCGCTCACGCCCTCGAGCGTGCCGCTCTCGAGCGTGCGGGAGCACCCGAGGTCATCGCGCTCCCGCACCGCGAGCGCTGGGAGGAGGAGGCCCCCGGCGAGATCGTCGTCGGTCGGGGGCCGGTGAGGAGCGCGGTGGCTCTCGCGGGGAAGGCGCAGGATGACCGTGCGCGTGATGTGGTCCGGGCGGCGCGTTCCCTCGAGAACGCACCGATCCGGGTTCCGTTCGACGGGGGAATCGGGGTCGTCGGTCCTGCGCTCCTGACGGCACCGCTGCTGCGCGCCCTCGTCGTGCAGATCTCGCACGCGCTCGGACCGCAACGTCTCGCCATCGAAGCGGGAGCGGGCAGTTGGGTCGAAGAACTGCCTCACCGCGATGGGCGCGCGATCGTCGTCGGCGTCGGCGTCGGCGTCGGTCTCGTTCCGCGAGCGACGGGCGTATCGACCGTCATCCTCGCCGAGGCGACGTCGGTCGCGGCTCTCCCCGTCGAGTGCAGGAACGTCATCGAGGTCGATGGTCCGGCACGAGCGCGGGTGACGCGGGGGAGCGGCCGCGGGCGCGCCTTCCGCCCCGATCTCGTGGGACTCGTCGAGGCGCGGTCGTGGGCGCGCGGCGAGAAGGAGGCTGCGGATCAGCTCGGCCTCGTGAGCGAGCACCGTGATCCGGCATTCGCCGACCTCGAACACCCCGCGCCCGGGCCCTTCCGTCGTTCCCTCGCCGTCGTGCTCGGCAGCGGCTCGACGATGGTCGACCTCGTCGCCGACGGTCCGCACGCGCTCGTCGTCGGAACCACGGGGAGCGGCAAGAGCGAGCTGCTCGTGACGTGGATCACGGCTCTCGCCGCCACACGCGGAGTCGAGGAGGTCTCGTTCCTCCTCGTCGACTTCAAGGGCGGGGCGACGTTCGCGCGGGTCGCGCGCCTTCCGCACGTCGTCGGATTCGTCACCGACCTGGAGGACGACGCCGCACGGCGCGCGGTCACGAGCCTCGATGCGGAGCTCCGTCACCGGGAGCGCGTGCTGCGCTCGGCGGGCGTCTCGGATCTCGTGCACCTCGATCGCGCGGTCGTGCTCCCGCGTCTCGTGGTGGTGATCGACGAGTTCGCGGCGATGCTCTCGGCTCATCCCGAGCTGCACTCGACGCTCAGCGACATCGCCGCGCGCGGACGCTCGCTCGGAGTCCACCTCGTGCTCGCGACCCAACGGCTCGGCGGCACCGTCCGTGAGTCGATCCTGGCGAACACTCCGCTGCGCATCGTTCTGCGCACGCTCGATCGAGCGGACAGCCAGACCATGATCGGTTCGGATGCCGCACTCGCCCTTCCCCTCGATCGCCCGGGTTCCTGTCTCATCCGCCGAGGGGGCGGAATCGTCGACCCCGGACGGGTCGTCTCGGTGTCCGATGCGGACGTCGCGCGCATTCCGCGAGACGACGACGCGGCCCCGCCCCGACGGCCCTGGGCCGAACCCCTACCCGCGGTCCTCGGGGAGGATGACGCCCGAGCGAGGCTTGCGACAGGGGATGGCGAGACGGGAAGCGGGCCGGCATCGCGGTCGGCGTGGTTCGGACTGATCGATGCTCCCGAGGAGCAGCGGATGCTCCCTCTCGCGTGGGCGCCGCGCACCGACGGTCACCTCCTCGTCATCGGCGGGCCGCTCTCGGGAGTCACCGAGACGCTCGCGACGATCACGAGCCGTGTGCGCGAGGACTTCGCGCTCTGCCTCGAACTCGGCGGCGATGCCGTGCAGACGGTCGACGCATTGGAAGCGTTCCGCCCCGACCCCGCCGCTCCCGCCGTGATCGTCGTCGACGACGTGGACCTCCTGGCCGCCGGCCTCGATGTCGAGTACCGGCAGCGCGCCGTGGAGCGGCTCGGGTACCTCGCGACCCTGCGGCCGGCCGACGGTGTGGCGCTCCTCGTCGGCTCGCACTCCTCGACGGGTGTGCGCGGACTCACCGAGAGGTTCTCCTGCGCGCTTCGCCTGGGATTTCCTACTCGGGCCGAGCATCTGCAGTCCGGTGCTCCGGCCGACCTCTGGCAGAACCGCGTCGTCGCCGGGCGCGGCGAATGGCGCGGTCGACGCATCCAGGTCATCGCTCCGACACCGGGGCGGAGTGACAGGAGCGCGGCCGGGCGCCGAGCGGTCATCGGGCATCGCGCTCTCGCGCTGGAGACGCCGCTGACCGTTCTCGTGTCGCGAACGCCCGCACGGGCGGCCGGACGGGTTCGCCGGGCCTTCCCCGAGGTCGAGGTGCAGCCGCTCAGCGTCGACACCCCGGCGACGGCGACGAATGCGCCGGTGCCGTCGGCTTCGGCACGGGCATCGGCACCGACACGAGCGGCGCGGCGAGCCGCTCCCTCCGTGCGGCCACTCGTCCTCGTCTCCGACATCGAGACATGGAATGCGGTGCGAGCCCGAAGCGGCGGCGGGGCACCCGCGACGACTCTCGTCATCGACGGGAGCCTCTCCGACTACCGTTCCGTCACACGAGATCGCGCGCTTCCGCCACCGCTCGGTCCTGACGACGTCTGGGTGATCGAGGTCGGGGGCGCTGTCGAACGTCGAACGTGGCCGACGCGGTGA
- a CDS encoding asparaginase, translating to MSAAEVIGVADAVELAVVERSGFVESRHSGTAIVLSPDGQVVRSLGDPEAPLFPRSCLKPFQAVAVMASGVALRGEDAAIATASHTGTAGHVALVRGLLDRANISPARLGCPPAMPSDRAAREQLIRDGNGPDRLYMNCSGKHAAMLLACVANNWPLEGYLDPRHPLQKRILDVIERLTGEKPVATGIDGCGAPVHAITLRGLAHGVQRITTSSASSPFALYREAGALTEAVRENGWVIAGPGQPDSIAIDRLGVFAKAGAEGVMIMTAPDGTSVALKVLDGSSRASAIVALRLLVSAGALDSAAVDAVAAELDLWVSGGSGRVGEIRATV from the coding sequence ATGAGCGCGGCAGAGGTGATCGGCGTCGCTGACGCGGTAGAACTGGCGGTCGTCGAACGGAGTGGATTCGTGGAATCACGTCATTCAGGCACAGCCATCGTGCTCTCACCCGACGGGCAGGTCGTTCGATCGCTCGGCGATCCCGAGGCTCCGCTCTTCCCGCGGTCATGCCTCAAGCCCTTCCAAGCTGTGGCCGTCATGGCCTCGGGCGTCGCACTGCGCGGCGAAGACGCGGCCATCGCGACGGCGAGCCACACGGGCACGGCGGGACACGTCGCACTCGTCCGCGGTCTGCTCGATCGCGCCAACATCTCGCCGGCCCGCCTCGGCTGCCCTCCCGCCATGCCGAGCGATCGTGCCGCACGCGAGCAGCTCATCCGTGACGGCAACGGGCCCGACCGCCTGTACATGAACTGCTCGGGCAAGCACGCGGCGATGCTTCTCGCGTGCGTCGCCAACAACTGGCCGCTCGAGGGGTACCTCGACCCCCGCCACCCGCTGCAGAAGCGCATCCTCGACGTCATCGAGCGTCTGACCGGTGAGAAGCCGGTCGCGACGGGCATCGACGGCTGCGGTGCTCCCGTGCACGCGATCACTCTTCGCGGCCTCGCGCACGGTGTGCAGCGCATCACGACGTCGTCCGCATCGTCGCCGTTCGCCCTCTACCGTGAGGCAGGCGCGCTCACCGAGGCCGTTCGTGAGAACGGCTGGGTGATCGCCGGGCCGGGTCAGCCCGATTCGATCGCGATCGATCGACTGGGAGTCTTCGCGAAGGCCGGAGCCGAGGGCGTCATGATCATGACGGCCCCCGACGGCACGAGCGTCGCCCTCAAGGTGCTCGACGGCAGCTCGCGCGCATCGGCGATCGTCGCGCTTCGCCTCCTCGTCTCGGCGGGCGCCCTCGACTCGGCAGCGGTCGACGCCGTCGCCGCCGAGCTCGACCTCTGGGTCTCGGGCGGCTCCGGGCGCGTCGGCGAGATCCGCGCGACCGTCTAG
- a CDS encoding OsmC family protein produces MKTEHGYRVEIEWTGARGAGTTGYRDYGRDHTVSTDGKLHDILGSSDRAFRGDADRWNPEELLLAALAQCHMLSYLHVATTNGVVVTAYDDDAVGTMREDGRGGGAFTEVTLRPRVEVADPATIELAQSLHARAAELCFIGASVNFPVHHEPETFAAATQPSRGGSHSA; encoded by the coding sequence ATGAAGACCGAGCACGGCTACCGCGTCGAGATCGAGTGGACGGGAGCCCGCGGGGCGGGCACGACGGGCTACCGCGACTACGGGCGCGACCACACGGTGAGCACCGACGGCAAGCTCCACGACATCCTCGGCTCGTCCGACCGCGCCTTCCGCGGAGACGCCGATCGGTGGAACCCCGAAGAGCTCCTCCTCGCAGCCCTCGCGCAGTGCCACATGCTGTCGTACCTGCACGTCGCGACGACGAACGGTGTCGTCGTGACCGCCTACGACGACGACGCCGTCGGCACCATGCGGGAGGACGGACGCGGCGGCGGCGCCTTCACCGAAGTGACTCTGCGGCCACGCGTCGAGGTCGCCGACCCCGCGACGATCGAGCTCGCCCAGAGCCTGCACGCGCGCGCGGCCGAACTGTGCTTCATCGGCGCGTCGGTCAACTTCCCCGTGCACCACGAACCCGAGACGTTCGCGGCGGCGACTCAGCCGAGCCGTGGCGGAAGCCACTCCGCCTGA
- a CDS encoding acetylxylan esterase has protein sequence MPLTDLPLDALVDFRPNVAEPADFDEFWARTLAESRAAGGSVVVTPVATPFTDLIVEDLTFPGFAGEPVKGWITRPLRSESERLPVVVEYLGYNGGRGLPGERLQWAAAGYVHVLMDTRGQGSGWGTGGDTPDPHGSGPAVAGFMTRGISSPDTYFYRRVFTDAARLIDALSEIPSADTDRIAVTGGSQGGGISLAAAGLSPAVRAVLPDVPFLCHFRRSAALTPKAPFTEITQYLATHRDTEDTVFTTLSYFDGVNFARRISAPALFSVGLMDDVVLPSSVYAAYNALTVEDREIVAYSYNGHEGGQLRQWTRQAEWLPPRLG, from the coding sequence GTGCCGCTGACCGACCTGCCCCTCGACGCCCTCGTCGACTTCCGCCCCAACGTCGCCGAGCCGGCCGACTTCGACGAGTTCTGGGCGCGGACCCTCGCCGAGTCGCGTGCGGCCGGCGGCTCGGTCGTCGTCACCCCCGTCGCGACGCCGTTCACCGATCTCATCGTCGAAGATCTCACCTTCCCCGGCTTCGCGGGTGAGCCGGTCAAGGGCTGGATCACCCGGCCCCTGCGCTCGGAGAGCGAACGCCTTCCCGTCGTCGTCGAGTACCTCGGCTACAACGGCGGTCGAGGCCTCCCCGGCGAGCGCCTGCAGTGGGCGGCCGCGGGCTACGTGCACGTGCTCATGGACACGCGCGGTCAGGGCAGCGGATGGGGCACGGGCGGCGACACCCCCGACCCGCACGGCTCGGGTCCCGCCGTCGCGGGGTTCATGACGCGCGGCATCAGCTCGCCCGACACGTACTTCTACCGTCGTGTCTTCACGGATGCCGCGCGGCTCATCGACGCTCTCTCCGAGATCCCGTCGGCCGACACCGACCGCATCGCCGTCACGGGCGGCAGCCAGGGCGGCGGCATCTCGCTCGCGGCCGCCGGGCTCTCCCCCGCCGTGCGCGCCGTGCTGCCCGACGTGCCGTTCCTCTGCCACTTCCGGCGCTCGGCGGCGCTCACCCCGAAGGCCCCGTTCACCGAGATCACGCAGTACCTCGCCACCCACCGCGACACCGAGGACACGGTCTTCACGACGCTCTCGTACTTCGACGGAGTGAACTTCGCCCGCAGGATCAGCGCACCCGCCCTGTTCTCGGTGGGGCTCATGGACGACGTCGTGCTGCCGTCATCCGTCTACGCCGCCTACAACGCGCTGACCGTGGAGGATCGTGAGATCGTCGCCTACTCGTACAACGGGCACGAGGGCGGGCAGCTGCGGCAGTGGACGCGTCAGGCGGAGTGGCTTCCGCCACGGCTCGGCTGA
- a CDS encoding lysophospholipid acyltransferase family protein, with protein MTSSDAVDPHETSEPAETAVAPKQGPLYRVIRSVLRPLTLLTFRPTITGTAHVPMTGPVIFASNHLSFIDSVAIPIASPRPVQFLAKSHYFTGTGFRGWVSRTFFSSIGAVSVERGTGAQAQAALDQGRRILESGNAFALYPEGTRSVDGRLYRGRTGVAWLALTTGALVVPVGLVGTEEIQPVGAKRPRIRPVSVHFGEPLDLSHHGPASSGRARRHATDELMAAIAELSGQEVADRYNETPPSNPVARAVDRVLPRERL; from the coding sequence GTGACTTCCTCCGACGCGGTCGACCCCCACGAGACGAGCGAACCCGCCGAGACGGCTGTGGCTCCGAAGCAAGGACCGCTCTATCGCGTCATCCGCTCGGTGCTCCGCCCCCTGACGCTTCTGACGTTCCGACCGACGATCACGGGCACGGCACACGTGCCGATGACCGGCCCCGTCATCTTCGCGAGCAATCACCTCTCGTTCATCGACTCCGTGGCGATCCCCATCGCGTCTCCGCGACCCGTGCAGTTCCTCGCGAAGTCGCACTACTTCACGGGCACCGGCTTCCGCGGCTGGGTGTCGCGCACGTTCTTCAGCTCGATCGGCGCCGTGAGCGTCGAGCGCGGTACGGGTGCCCAGGCGCAGGCCGCCCTCGATCAGGGTCGCCGCATCCTCGAGTCGGGCAACGCGTTCGCGCTCTACCCGGAAGGCACTCGGTCGGTCGACGGCCGCCTCTACCGTGGTCGCACGGGCGTCGCCTGGCTCGCGCTGACGACGGGAGCGCTCGTCGTACCGGTCGGACTCGTCGGAACCGAGGAGATCCAACCGGTCGGAGCGAAGCGCCCGCGCATCCGCCCCGTCTCGGTGCACTTCGGCGAGCCGCTCGATCTCTCGCACCACGGACCGGCGTCGTCGGGCCGAGCCCGCCGTCACGCGACCGATGAGCTCATGGCCGCGATCGCCGAGCTGTCGGGTCAAGAGGTCGCCGACCGGTACAACGAGACGCCTCCGTCGAATCCCGTCGCCCGCGCCGTCGATCGGGTGCTCCCGCGCGAGCGACTCTGA
- a CDS encoding 1-deoxy-D-xylulose-5-phosphate reductoisomerase, with protein sequence MKRVIVLGSSGSIGVQALDVIRANPDRFEIVGLAVGSNRAVLEQQADDFHVDDTAVGIIEAEQLVRDVEADVVLNGITGSVGLGPTLAALETGRTLALANKESLIVGGDLVTRLAAPGQIVPVDSEHSAIAQALRSGTDAEVARLVLTASGGPFRGRSRDSLASVTPAEALAHPTWDMGLVVTTNSATLVNKGLEVIEAHLLFDVGYDDIDVVVHPQSVVHSMVEFVDGSTIAQASPPDMRLPISLGLDWPNRVAAVGRPLDWTRAQEWTFEPLDEVAFPAVALAKQVGRARGTYPAVFNAANEEAVAAFHAGRIGFLDIVDVVRRVVESHEAPDAVLSVPVLLEAEAAARRAATALIGA encoded by the coding sequence ATGAAGAGAGTGATCGTGCTGGGCTCGTCAGGGTCGATCGGTGTGCAGGCGCTCGACGTCATCCGCGCCAATCCCGATCGATTCGAGATCGTCGGGCTCGCCGTCGGCTCGAATCGTGCGGTGCTCGAGCAGCAGGCCGACGACTTCCACGTCGACGACACCGCGGTCGGCATCATCGAGGCCGAGCAGCTCGTCCGCGACGTCGAGGCGGATGTCGTCCTCAACGGCATCACGGGATCGGTGGGTCTCGGTCCGACCCTCGCCGCGCTCGAGACGGGGAGGACCCTCGCGCTCGCCAACAAGGAATCGCTCATCGTCGGTGGCGACCTCGTGACCCGCCTCGCGGCCCCCGGCCAGATCGTGCCGGTCGACTCGGAGCACTCCGCCATCGCCCAGGCCCTCCGGTCGGGCACCGACGCCGAGGTCGCGCGTCTCGTCCTCACGGCATCCGGCGGGCCGTTCCGCGGCCGCTCACGCGACTCCCTCGCCTCCGTCACGCCCGCCGAGGCGCTCGCCCACCCCACGTGGGACATGGGCCTCGTCGTGACGACGAACTCGGCGACCCTCGTCAACAAGGGTCTCGAGGTCATCGAGGCGCACCTCCTCTTCGACGTCGGCTACGACGACATCGACGTCGTCGTGCACCCCCAGTCAGTCGTGCACTCGATGGTCGAGTTCGTCGACGGGTCGACGATCGCACAGGCATCCCCACCCGACATGCGCCTGCCGATCTCGCTCGGGCTCGACTGGCCGAACCGCGTCGCTGCGGTCGGCCGACCGCTCGACTGGACGCGTGCGCAGGAATGGACGTTCGAGCCGCTCGACGAGGTCGCCTTCCCGGCGGTGGCGCTCGCCAAGCAGGTCGGTCGCGCGCGCGGCACGTACCCCGCCGTCTTCAACGCGGCGAACGAGGAAGCGGTCGCGGCTTTCCACGCGGGGCGGATCGGCTTCCTCGACATCGTCGACGTCGTGCGCCGCGTCGTCGAGTCGCACGAAGCCCCCGATGCCGTCCTCTCCGTGCCCGTGCTCCTCGAAGCCGAGGCGGCCGCCCGCCGCGCGGCGACGGCTCTCATCGGCGCCTGA
- a CDS encoding M50 family metallopeptidase yields MDSVIAFALGVLIVALGLAISIALHEIGHLVPAKLFGVKVTQYMIGFGPTLFSRRRGETEYGVKALPLGGYISMIGMFPPEKNHPAEAGATEFGSLEVAEIGEKTAAPVAARAGSTGFFQNLATDAREVSAESITPGDESRAFYLLPVWKRIIVMFGGPFMNLLIGVVLFAVLLMGFGTAQSSTTIASVSECVLPATSERQTCEPGDTAAPGAAAGLEPGDRIVSISGTPIETWEQSTAIIRESAGTPLPVVVERDGEMLDLTVTPLLSERFAVDDEGKVVTDDAGEPVTTDYGFVGIGPSTVLVPQPATSVLPAVGDNIVAVANVILNLPQRLIDTAQAAFGPEERDPNGPMSVVGVGRVAGEIAAFEGVPIESKAASLIGIVASLNVMLFVFNLIPLLPLDGGHIAGALWEGIRRFFAKLFRRPDPGPVDIARLMPITFAVVIVIGAMSALLIYADIVKPISFF; encoded by the coding sequence GTGGATTCGGTCATCGCCTTCGCGCTCGGCGTGCTCATCGTCGCGCTCGGACTCGCCATCTCGATCGCGCTGCACGAGATCGGGCACCTCGTGCCCGCGAAGCTCTTCGGCGTCAAGGTCACGCAGTACATGATCGGGTTCGGCCCGACGCTCTTCTCGCGACGTCGCGGTGAGACCGAGTACGGCGTCAAGGCGCTCCCGCTCGGCGGCTACATCTCGATGATCGGCATGTTCCCGCCCGAGAAGAATCATCCGGCCGAGGCCGGCGCGACCGAGTTCGGGTCACTCGAGGTCGCCGAGATCGGTGAGAAGACCGCAGCACCCGTCGCGGCACGAGCCGGCAGCACCGGCTTCTTCCAGAACCTCGCCACCGATGCCCGCGAGGTGAGCGCCGAGTCGATCACGCCCGGCGACGAGAGCCGCGCCTTCTACCTGCTTCCCGTCTGGAAGCGCATCATCGTCATGTTCGGCGGCCCGTTCATGAACCTCCTCATCGGGGTCGTGCTGTTCGCCGTGCTCCTCATGGGGTTCGGGACGGCGCAGTCCTCCACGACGATCGCGTCCGTGTCGGAGTGCGTGCTTCCCGCGACGAGCGAGCGGCAGACGTGCGAACCGGGCGACACGGCGGCACCGGGCGCAGCAGCGGGTCTCGAGCCGGGCGACCGGATCGTCTCGATCTCCGGTACGCCCATCGAGACCTGGGAGCAGTCCACCGCGATCATCCGCGAGAGCGCGGGAACGCCGCTCCCCGTCGTCGTCGAACGCGACGGCGAGATGCTCGACCTCACGGTCACGCCCCTCCTCTCGGAGCGCTTCGCCGTCGACGACGAGGGAAAGGTCGTGACGGATGACGCGGGCGAGCCGGTCACGACCGATTACGGGTTCGTGGGGATCGGCCCGTCGACCGTCCTCGTGCCGCAGCCGGCCACGAGCGTGCTGCCGGCCGTCGGAGACAACATCGTGGCGGTCGCCAACGTCATCCTCAACCTGCCTCAGCGCCTCATCGATACGGCGCAGGCGGCCTTCGGCCCCGAGGAGCGCGACCCCAACGGCCCGATGAGCGTCGTCGGAGTCGGTCGTGTCGCGGGGGAGATCGCCGCCTTCGAGGGCGTGCCGATCGAGAGCAAGGCCGCGAGCCTCATCGGCATCGTCGCCTCGCTCAACGTCATGCTCTTCGTGTTCAACCTGATCCCGCTCCTGCCGCTCGACGGCGGTCACATCGCCGGCGCGCTGTGGGAGGGAATCCGCCGCTTCTTCGCGAAGCTGTTCCGTCGGCCCGACCCCGGGCCCGTCGACATCGCGCGGCTCATGCCGATCACGTTCGCCGTCGTCATCGTCATCGGCGCCATGAGCGCGCTGCTCATCTACGCCGACATCGTCAAGCCGATCTCGTTCTTCTGA
- a CDS encoding acetyl-CoA C-acetyltransferase has product MSSTEVVILAGARTPQGRINGALASLSAVELGTIAIRGAIEKSGISADQVDAVLMGQVLQAGAGQNPAKQSANAAGIPWRVPAMTLNKVCLSGLAAVVDAARLIRLGEAQVVVAGGQESMTNAPHLLPGSRRGWTYGSVTMIDHAAFDGLTDAFDGVSMGASTETVNGRLGLGRTEQDEIAAASHRRAGVAAASGVFADEIVPVEIPQRKGDPIVVTADEGVRPDSSVETLARLRPAFAADGTITAGNSSPLSDGASALVVTSRAFAEEHGLPWLAIVEASGHVAGPDNSLHSQPANAINAALSRQGWTADDLDVVEINEAFASVALQSTRELGIEPAIVNANGGAIALGHPIGASGARLALHAALELSRRGSGKAAVALCGGGGQGDALLLRR; this is encoded by the coding sequence ATGAGTTCGACTGAGGTCGTCATCCTCGCCGGAGCGCGCACCCCCCAGGGCCGCATCAACGGAGCGCTCGCGTCGCTGTCGGCCGTCGAGCTCGGCACCATCGCGATCCGCGGCGCCATCGAGAAGTCCGGAATCTCCGCCGATCAGGTCGACGCCGTGCTCATGGGTCAGGTGCTCCAGGCCGGTGCCGGCCAGAACCCGGCCAAGCAGAGCGCGAACGCCGCAGGGATTCCCTGGCGAGTGCCCGCCATGACCCTCAACAAGGTCTGCTTGTCGGGTCTCGCCGCCGTCGTCGACGCCGCGCGGCTCATCCGCCTCGGCGAGGCGCAGGTCGTCGTCGCCGGCGGCCAGGAATCGATGACGAACGCTCCCCACCTCCTGCCCGGCTCTCGTCGTGGCTGGACGTACGGAAGCGTGACGATGATCGACCACGCGGCGTTCGACGGTCTCACCGACGCCTTCGACGGCGTGTCGATGGGAGCGTCGACCGAGACGGTGAACGGTCGCCTCGGCCTCGGCCGCACCGAGCAGGACGAGATCGCGGCGGCGTCCCACCGGCGCGCGGGCGTCGCGGCCGCGTCGGGCGTGTTCGCCGACGAGATCGTCCCCGTCGAGATTCCGCAGCGGAAGGGCGACCCGATCGTCGTCACGGCCGATGAAGGCGTCCGGCCCGACTCAAGCGTCGAGACCCTCGCGCGTCTGCGTCCCGCCTTCGCGGCCGACGGCACCATCACGGCGGGCAACTCGTCGCCGCTGAGCGACGGAGCCTCGGCGCTCGTCGTCACGAGCCGAGCCTTCGCCGAGGAGCACGGACTGCCGTGGCTCGCCATCGTGGAGGCATCGGGCCACGTCGCCGGCCCCGACAACTCCCTCCACTCGCAGCCCGCGAACGCGATCAACGCCGCGCTCTCCCGTCAGGGCTGGACGGCCGACGACCTCGATGTCGTCGAGATCAACGAGGCGTTCGCCTCGGTCGCCCTGCAGTCCACGCGCGAGTTGGGTATCGAACCCGCCATCGTGAATGCGAACGGCGGCGCCATCGCGCTCGGCCACCCCATCGGAGCGTCGGGTGCGCGACTCGCACTGCACGCCGCCCTCGAGCTCTCGCGACGAGGGAGCGGTAAGGCCGCGGTCGCACTCTGCGGCGGCGGCGGACAGGGCGACGCGCTCCTCCTCCGCCGCTGA
- a CDS encoding CoA transferase subunit A, translating to MTLDKVVQRPADAVADIPNGAALAVGGFGLCGIPMVLIDALLAQGADELSVVSNNCGVDDWGLGLLLAAGRIRKMTSSYVGENREFARRYLTGELELELTPQGTLAEKLRAGGAGIAAFFTQTGVGTAVAEGGLPQRHAADGSVLVASEPKRVETFTVRGEPREFVLEEAITTDFALVHAAQGDAHGNLVFDKSARNFSPLAAMAGRVCIAEVEELVDVGDLDPDAIHLPGIFVDRVVVVGRDVEKRIERRTVREVN from the coding sequence GTGACTCTCGACAAAGTCGTTCAGAGGCCGGCCGATGCCGTGGCCGACATCCCGAACGGAGCAGCTCTCGCGGTGGGAGGCTTCGGGCTCTGCGGCATCCCGATGGTGCTCATCGATGCGCTCCTCGCGCAGGGCGCCGACGAACTCTCGGTCGTCTCGAACAACTGCGGGGTGGATGACTGGGGCCTCGGGCTCCTGCTCGCGGCCGGGCGCATCCGCAAGATGACGTCGTCGTACGTCGGCGAGAATCGCGAGTTCGCACGGCGGTACCTGACGGGTGAGCTCGAACTCGAACTCACGCCACAGGGCACGCTCGCCGAGAAGCTGCGAGCCGGGGGAGCGGGTATCGCCGCATTCTTCACGCAGACGGGCGTGGGCACCGCTGTCGCCGAGGGAGGGCTGCCGCAGCGTCATGCCGCCGATGGCAGCGTCCTCGTCGCTTCAGAACCGAAGCGCGTCGAGACGTTCACCGTGCGCGGGGAGCCGCGTGAGTTCGTCCTCGAGGAAGCGATCACGACCGACTTCGCCCTCGTGCACGCCGCACAGGGCGACGCCCACGGCAATCTCGTCTTCGACAAGTCGGCGCGGAACTTCTCGCCGCTCGCCGCGATGGCGGGCCGCGTGTGCATCGCCGAGGTCGAAGAGCTCGTCGACGTCGGCGATCTCGATCCCGATGCCATTCACCTACCCGGCATCTTCGTCGACCGTGTCGTGGTCGTCGGGCGCGACGTCGAGAAGCGCATCGAGCGCCGGACCGTTCGAGAGGTGAACTGA